Proteins from a genomic interval of Bradyrhizobium sp. CCBAU 53340:
- a CDS encoding PleD family two-component system response regulator, translated as MRTCLVVDDSSVIRKVARRILEGLDFQILEAEDGEKALEACKRGLPDAVLLDWNMPVMDGYEFLGHLRRMPGGDQPKVVFCTTENDVAHIARALHAGANEYIMKPFDKDIVTAKFQEVGLI; from the coding sequence ATGCGGACTTGTCTCGTCGTTGATGATTCCAGCGTCATCCGCAAGGTTGCGCGCCGGATCCTGGAAGGCCTCGACTTCCAGATTCTCGAAGCCGAGGACGGTGAGAAGGCCCTGGAGGCCTGCAAGCGCGGCCTGCCCGACGCCGTGCTGCTCGACTGGAACATGCCGGTCATGGACGGTTACGAATTTCTCGGCCACCTCCGCCGCATGCCGGGTGGCGACCAGCCCAAGGTGGTGTTCTGCACCACCGAGAACGACGTCGCGCATATCGCGCGGGCGCTGCATGCCGGTGCCAACGAGTACATCATGAAGCCGTTCGACAAGGACATCGTGACGGCGAAGTTCCAGGAAGTCGGCTTGATCTGA